The Cryptomeria japonica chromosome 6, Sugi_1.0, whole genome shotgun sequence genomic interval TAGAGGAAAATAAACTCTATTAATTCATTGTGAAAACAGTCTTAGTTGGAAGTTAACATGACTCCAACACCCTTCTCTCCTAATTCTTTAGAGCTTTCAGCTTTCTCTTATTGTTATCTATTAATGCATTTATTAACTCTCTTTTTTGTGTATTTCGCTTGAGTAGTTCTCACTTGTACCTTATTTTCAAGAAGCATACGATAGACCTCATTTTGTATTTCCCTTCTTCTCAGGCTTTGTTCCatttctcatttttcatttgcttccaatatgatCTCAATTTATTGTTACCCTGTTTAGAGCTATGGAAAGTGCATATGTACATATTTTCAAATAATCAATTTGTTAGATAATTTTATCTCTCATACATATATTAAATCTATCTTacaacataaaaatatatataaaatagtaTTGTCAATGACAAAGTCTATGTTGTAGGCATCTAGATGGTGTTGAGTTCAAATCTTCTttattacaaaaaaattataaatcaaaatatcattaataaaatattatattacctCATTGTTGCTTTTTGATTCGATTATCTCTCTTTTTtagcatcaatgtttcggatcacattcCATGATCCATCTTCAAGATGTAAGAGAGTGCCAAGAGATTTTGGATCTTACTCCATGATCCATCTTCAAGGTGTAAGAGAGCGCCAAGAGATTTTGGATCACAGTCCATGATCCATTGTCAAGATGTAAGAGAGTGCAAAAAAAAGAGACAATCAAATCAAGAAGCAATGACTTGGTAAACTAATGAATTGTCGAACTACGATGAAATTAAATTACATGataaaagtttaataaaatgaaACTAATTCGATATCTTTTTAAAGATTAGAAGATAAtcttttcaaagaatttttttaaagGATATATGCACCTATTTAGAGaagtttcatttttttaaaaaatgaaatagCTTCCTAATACCTACTCCCTCGAAGAAGAAAAGAAGCTAATAAAATTGTTTAATAAATTGTTATTTTTTCATCCAAAATGGAAAATTACTAAAAATTTGAGAGAAACAAAATATGAAACACGTTTCTCTCATCTACAAAGTTTTATGCTCACCTCTTTCAAGTAACAAGAACTTTCATGAAGAAGCACTCTCTTACATCCTGTCGATGgttcatggagtgtgatccaaaaacattgatgcaaaaaaaggagacaatcaaatctagaagcaatgACTTGGTAAACTAATGAATTGCCAAATTGTGATGAAATTAAAATTTTACATGATAAAAGATttttaaaaagaaactaaaattGATATCCTTTTAAAGATTAGAAGAtaatcatttaaaatattttttaaaaggaTATATACACCAATTTAGAgaagtttaattttttaaaaatgaaacaACTTCATAATACCTACTCCCTAGAAGAAGGAAAAAagctaataaaattatttaataaattgttCCTTTTTCATCCAAAAAGGAAAATTACTTAAAAGCTGAGAGAAACAGCATATGAAACATGTTTCTCTCATCTACAAAGTTTTGTGCTCGCCTCTTCCAAGTAACAAGCACTTTCATGAAGAAGTTCCAAGCTTTGAACATTAATGTCAATTTCATCCTTCGATATGGTGTACCTTCCTTTGCAATTCCTCTATTgttttttgaacttttttttaaaataaagattCTATTGTAATTTTAGTTGAGCTTTTCATGAATTAGTTGGAACAATCTAAGACCTTTCATTTGTTAGTTGAATGCTTTGTCATTGAATTCCTATCCCCTCTATGGTCAGTTCATCTATGATCAGGATATAGTTTATGTCCAATACCCCATAACCCACACTATATATGTTTGGCATTCCTAATCTGACTTGATTTTAatatcattttaaacttttcaaatatcAATTAACCTGACTTGATTTTAATACCATATTTAACTTTTCAAAACCCAATAAAGAATTGAACCAATAGTACATTCTAATTATTGTTGAGATAGCTATTAAAATGACCAATCCATCTTTAGtccaaatataatatatttttaacaaTTTTAATGTTCCTTTTCTCATCCTAAATTTTTTTAACTATAAGAGCTTCACACCTTTTATGAATGAATTAGCACTTGTATGTTATCCTTGCCTTTGTTTCCTAGATGCAGTCTAATCGATCTTTGAGTTGGCTTcttgaatttgaaattgcataaataCTCCACATGTCCATTGAGGCTTGCTTCGCATTCATTTCAACGAGAGCTGTATAATGGGCGGTCTCCGGCATTTTAATGCTTCAGTAGTATGTTGTTGCAAGGGAGACACCACCCAAACATTAGAATTAACCATTAATCATTAATGAAGCTTGGCTGAAAGCACCACATTAACTAGTATTCAATTATCTCCAAACCAGTACAAAACTAGGTGAATCTGTCACAATAAATTTTAAAGAATTTAACCATACTTCATCCCAAACTATCTTATCAAACTTCTCAATCCATGCAATTTCAGTTCTTTTTGGCTTCCTCTTATCCATTCCTTCGTCAACACTAAATAAGTCTTAATAgtcaatagacaagaacaactCTTTTGGAGGAGCATTCAAAGATGCAATAAATCTGGACAAAATCAAAGATCATTACAGTAGATAAAATGACATTTATTCAATGTCATAAGCTAGTCAAGTCAAAGGTCATTAAACAAAAGATCCACTTTATCATTTTATCTACCCTAATATAACTTGAATTGCTTATATTTCTTCTAAATTTTATGATATCCACAGACTCAGTCACTGATTCCAAAGAGACAGAGATCTTCAATAATCACTTTTGTCTAGAAATCAATAAAAATCGAATATCAACATGTAATTCAAGATACTtatattaaaattttcaaaatttaatatcaacatgaaaataaacatTTGAAACTACTATTAGTTTTTTTTTGGTAATGAATAGTAAAAtatcaatatataattattattagatAATCGTTGTGATCATCTTCCATAAATAAACATTGTGGAAATGTTTATTCAGACGACATTATTCATTCACTACATTGTATCCGTAATGTTCCAGCATAGGACACTTGCCCATAACTACCCCTTCTTTCTAGATTCTTCCTTTATAGAGGCGCATAAACTTTTAAGCACAATAACCACTCCACTACTGAGCAGAAAGCAAAGCATATTTAGATTTATTTTATTGCCATGTAATTTATCAGCTAATGATATATTATCTAACTCTGTTTTTATGGTTGCTACACATTCTTTATCATTACTTTTATTGACATTTCATTTCCTCCTATAATCTACGTGTGCAATGTATAGAGGTGTTTTGCCATCAATACAATAAAAAATCATATCATCAATACAATAAAAAATCATAGTTTGATAGTTGGTTCGAATCGATACAATCAAAAATCATATTTTGGATTCAAATTTACTTTAACATCTCTATCGTTAGAGAGGTTAATTATTTATTCTAGTACTGCCTGTTGGCATTAATTTCTCCCCAGTCTGTCCACTTACGGAGAAGCTGCTCACTGTTCAAACTAAGCAATTAATATAATCGAAATCTGCTCAGCATTAAAATCAGAAACATCCTCCATCGAGAGCCAGTCAATAGTCTCAGCATGTGCTTTGAATTTCTAGTTTATCATATCCTCCTCGAGTAAAACACGAGGAAAGTGTAACGAAGTCGTGTTTGTCACGCAATATTTTGGAGTGATAAAAGTCTTCTAAAACGAAATTGCGAGGTAATGCACGAGAAAAGCACACTTAGATTGTCACACAATATTTTAGATTAACATAGGCCGCCACAGCAATATCATTCAAGATCcgtcagaaaaaaaaaaaagagccgtGGTGATGATGAGCACGACAACAGAGGACGAAGGCAATTTGTGGAATGCTGTTATACACTATTTGCCTGGTTATCAATTCTCCTCTTGTAATACCACTACTGTCCCATTGGAAACAGCCGCAACAGTTTTGGCAGAGGAGGAGAAACAATATTCTGCAAATAGCAGGCCAAGCTTCTGGTCAGAAGAAAATGAAAGGggaaacaaaagagaagaaaagCATTACAGGGGAGTGAAGTTCGTTAAGTCTCGCCGCAAGTATGCTGCGGAGATTAGAAACCCAGAAAAGAAGGGCTCAAGACTTTGGCTCGGTAGTTTTGATAGGGCAGAAGCAGCTGCAGCAGCATATGATCGTGCGGCATTCCAAATGCGCGGTTCAAAGGCTATTCTCAACTTCCCACTTAACGTTGAGTCCGGCATGTATGTGGATATCTTTTCTCAAACATCTCCTTTTCATACTCCACCaaacattccaaaacaaaagaagagaaaaaggttAGATAAAGCTCAAGCATCCCAAGAAATTGGTTCTGATAATCCATAGTTCTATTGCATGTTTCTACTCAGCCAAAGATTGGTAAACATTTTGATGTTGTCCCACCATTATTATCATAGTAGATTATTAGTATTATGGTGTAGGGACTGTAAGAAGACGTATGTTTTGGGTTCTCTCTCCATATGCTTAGGATCGGCACTAATATACAGACAATCTTTTATATTTCATTATAATAAAGTAATTTTCTTCTACGTTTTATATAGGCACctctaattttttcaattttctttacaTTTCATGAAAAGCACGTTGCAGTAAGAACTCAGAGCTCTAAGGGCTATGGATATTAGGATATGCGTTTGAATTTTGCCCAAACACTAGAATCGACAGAACCAGCTTTCTAGTTTATAAAATTTAGAATGGAAATTTTAAGCCTTGAGAAAAGAAAACACTATGACCAATTGTTATGTAAGAAAAATGACGAATATAAGTAATTATCAGAGCAATAGGCTCtgttttaaatattatatatttttctttgattATTAGTTACTGCGTTTCATGGGGATTCTCTTATTTCAATCAAATCATATAattttttcctcattcttctttgtgggGAGAATTCTCTAGATCTTTACggtatatttaatttttgtcttaCAGAAAATATACAATTTGTTTTCTTTAGATTGTGGTTTTTTCCTTATTAACGAAGGAATTTTTTATTCTTATTTCTTTTTAAGAAACATTTTTTTATTCTTATTTCTTTTTAAGAAACATTGACAAATTAAAATAGGGTAAGTTGAATATTAAATTAACAGTCTAATGTGTTTCACTATATGTTGGAAGCAAGTTGCATATTCATGCAAGTGACATTTGAATGTAGCATTTTGTAAAATAGTCATAGTGTTAAGATTTGAAGGCATGATAAATGTTGAGGAAAAAAGGTAaactattgaaaagaaaaaaataaatcaaGGAACTATCATATGTTAATTATGAGCTTGTACAAAATTTTAAAGTAGTAAGAATACaatctgtagtcacacaaatctgtccagcttaattaaataaatatttgatatttatttgattaaaaatgcactagccaccagttaattaaattaatatttaattaattcatctccaaacattcttctattaattaaataaattattcaatttattttaattaattcattaaatcaaattcaagtcaattaaataaataaaatctatttatttaattaaatccccttttcctcttttaaataaattaaataaacatttatttaaatcattatccccaccccacttgcattttcttacaaatacaacttgcacacatttattgaaataaatgaatttttattttaataaaatcctattttcccccacccaccaaatccacttgcaaaaatataatccccttctagattcttctaaccccttcctaattagcctaatccatcccctaattattgtcacattcttaagcaaaatgaagtcacctctcaaagacttcaaaagtctttgaaaagcatttaatgctttgtgtgttcaacaaattaacccccaaagtcttccaagaccactaatggctcttacatgaccatttatggctcttacataaccatttatggttatttcaaacttgtccccccaaacatttattgttttgaccatattcatccatttcacatttgcacaagagtttatccattggataaaagctttattatttgaataaagagtttattcattcaactaatcttgactttaact includes:
- the LOC131069939 gene encoding ethylene-responsive transcription factor 1A, which codes for MMSTTTEDEGNLWNAVIHYLPGYQFSSCNTTTVPLETAATVLAEEEKQYSANSRPSFWSEENERGNKREEKHYRGVKFVKSRRKYAAEIRNPEKKGSRLWLGSFDRAEAAAAAYDRAAFQMRGSKAILNFPLNVESGMYVDIFSQTSPFHTPPNIPKQKKRKRLDKAQASQEIGSDNP